Sequence from the Montipora foliosa isolate CH-2021 chromosome 12, ASM3666993v2, whole genome shotgun sequence genome:
GAAATTACAGAGCATGCAGCGGGAAAGCCTAGTGTTGGCTGTGTAATTCGTCGCTCCAGAAGCAAGGGCCCACCTGCAGTGTTAGCAATTGGATGGAACGGGTTCTTGCCTGAAACAACTGAAGACcaattaaaagaaataaaacgcCGCGTCTTTAAGTCAGACAAAAAAAAGCACAATGCCCTGACTAACGAACTCGGCCTTCACGCTGAGGCGAACGCCCTACAGTACTGCTCCGAGAGCCCCGAGATGGCTACCGTTTATGTCACCCATGTGCCGTGTTATTCATGTGCAAAACAACTTGTTGCACGTAAAGTTGGGCGTGTTTTCTACTTGTATTGGATGGACGGTGCGGATAGCACAGTTAAACtttttgaaatgtttaacaTTACATGCATAGCATTTGCAAAGCGTAAGGAGGTACTGGAAGATTTCCAGGACGATTTTGTTGTAAAACGAGGTATCCTTCGAGGAGGCACTAAGGATAAAATGCCCGAAAACTGTCCATTCTTTGTGGATTCTAGAGACCTAGACAAAGACGAATCCAGTGATGAAGAGAGTGAGTCGCCTGGATATCAAGACGATTAATTTGACATGATGATGaaacctttatttaagtgtcataAAGGGATTCTAGTACATTACAggactaattggggacacattCATATTCTTTTACATTCCTCGTTTGCCTTACGTTCTTAGCttttttttctgtagttttGTATCACCGAATGAAAGAAGTAAAAATATGAACTGGGGAAATGGTACTGTAATTAAAGTTTATTAGGAATGATTCTATCCGGAATTATTGACATCTTTCTtctggaagaagaaattctattttcaacattttatacTTGTGTGTTTTTACTTCTTGGGGAAAAAAAGCCCTGCATTCGTATACAttcctgtttcttttttttcaagaataGCACGCTCTGGCAACACAAAAAGTGAATCAGGTTACACAATAATATCAAAGTTTTGAACGAACTTTTTACCTTCCTTCTAACGCATGGGTTACCTGTGGCTTGAGCTTGGTCTTTCAGCTCCCCACCCCATTATCATCGGGATATTTTTGTAACTACGCTGCTGCACGTTTCGGTGCCATTCTGTGGGTCGCGTTCGTTTACAATTGCGTTACGCAAAGAAGTAACGCACCATCAAAATGCTACGAGACGTCAAACGCGTAACGAGCAGTTGGgaataacattgccattaataAGTCACTTTCATTGAGAAATTATCATCTTTAGACTACCGAAAcgttttgagaatttagctgcCTTTGAGAAGAATGTTAAAATAATCTCATACCGAATTTTTAAGTGATAGGCAATCAGTTTTCAAACATATTTCCTCCTGTTGATTGCTTTCCGAGTGAGTATTTGTCTCATTTCGTCCCACCGCGACATCCGGCCTGCCATGGTAAGACCTACTCTACAGTTACTTATATTGTTTAGTAGCACTAGTTTTCGTTTAGAGGTTAGACTTAAAAGCATGCTAAATAAGTTGTTGTATTTTAAATCAGGATCAGGACCGTGCTGATCCCACCCCAACAGGAACACAACGTGATTCACCAATTCAGTGGGAGGTTGGTAAGCGGCCAAAGAACTTACGTGTACGTGGAGAGCTTTTCGCTGGAGGAAGGGGTGCACGCAAGGCAGCAGTAGATCACATAGCGAACGATCCAACACGCAACTGCTGTACTGTGAATGAAGCTGGGAAGGTGACGCAGTTTGAAGTTGTCGATGGAGCTAAGGTCGTTTTGGAGAATACCAGTACTGGCACAACATTTTATTACACAAATAAATTACCTTTGAACAAATAATTCACCGTGTCTCCGTGTAAATGAGCTCCAGACATACGGTTGTTTGAGACGCTAACATATTTTGGAAGGCTTGGTTTGTCGCTATTAGTCCTACCAGTGATGTTAAAACATTGAGATGTGCTAATTGTTCCTTAGTAGAATTACGTGTTCAGCGATATGTCAAGAAACCAGTTTATTCATCAAGCTATATATGTTGGTAGAGGTGTTTGTAATTACTACTGTATGTGTATCgattttgaaagtttgtttttgtgtgaCTAAGTAAACGATATCTTTCGTAATTGCTTCTGTACTTTTGCCTTTTATTAAAAGAATCATTCGTTGTGGCTTCGCCTGACCGACCATTGCAGAGCAACAGTCGTGTCAAAATACAGATTTAAGTCGCCCACATGTCTCCGTCCTCAAAATTATAACTCTAGGGAGTTCTGGGCCATTGGGAGCCAATTTtcaatttgctttgttttttcaagATGCGGACCCCATCTCAGCCGAGTGGAAGCGGAAGCACGCACTCTCCCCTCCTTCTCTCGCCGGTTCTCCTTTTCCCTTCCCCTTCgaacgcctgccacgcaggctaccGAGTGCATACGTTCCCATgatgtttgaaattttgtcatgGAGTTGCAGTCGAAATGTTATGTGGTCCCTTTACTTCTTCGTTCTTTTTCGCGAAGAAACTACAATTGTGTCACGAAAGTACCATGGTAGGCGCTGTCATATTCTGAGTGAAATAAACCGGGCAGCGATACCAACGCATTTGTGTCTGCTTTTCCTGCGAGTAATAATAATTAAGGCTCATTCAAGACATGTATAAAATTCTCGGTTTGTGTTTTGCTGGATAGACCCTTTTTTGTGCTAGGTAATTATTCAATGGTTACTTAATCCGCATTCCAACACATCCGTTGTGTTATTCACTTTGTGACTTAGCAGTTAATTAACATTCCGTTAAAGTCATTGTGCGAGATGCAAGAAAGAATATACACATGCAGAAGAAAAATAcgataaattgttgttgttttctcaaaCTAAAACCGACTTTTTACCACCACTGAACTCATGTTACATTAATGCAGCCATGCGTAATAAATTTGGCGGTATTTTTGGTTAAGCGCGTtacataaattattgtttttggcgCAATGTAATAATATTCATGGATGCAGCATCTGTGTTCGCTGTAGTTTCCACTCTGTTTTCTCGGCAAATTTGTGTATTTCGGATGGTCTTTTAACGCTTTATTCTCGAGGAAATCGGTGTTTTCTTCTCTTAATTCCTGATTTGGAGTCCACAACCCATAAATGGCAGAATATTTTGGATGTGGATTTGCCCGCGTTGCTGCTAGGCAGAGCTTTCTCAAACCGAATGGCAAGATCGAATATGATCAAGATCTACGTTGGAAAAAGTATCTAAGTCAGTTCCAAGGTCCTCACAGTGATCGATTTGCTGTAGCAGAAAAGAAATACTTTCACAAGCGCTCAAAGGTCCTTTCTCTTCACTTTAAGAGGTGGAAAACAAAGGATAAAAGCCGGTACATTGAGCACTTTTGGCCAACGGAACTGGGAAAATCTTCCCGAGCTCGAGAAAAAACAGCATGAACGAATGAACTGCCAAGGTTGTGCCGTACACCACTATACTTTTCAGTCTTTATTTCCCTCATGGGGAAAAAACATTTCACTTAAATTACAAGCTATAAACAAAACACAGAGTCGTGTTTTAAAGCCTTCAAATGCTGCAAATGTGAAACCTACATTAAAGGCTATTAAACCAAGCGGCAACCAAAATCTATGAAGACATCAATGGTCCATTTCAAGAACTTTTTGGAATGTCCTTTGCAAAAGCACAGACAAAGACCCCTGAGTTGTGTTTACAGGAGAAAAAATCACAAGCTGAACTACGGAAACAACGAAGGGAAAAATTGAGGGCTGAGAAGAAGCAAATGGAGGAACACTGGTCAAACCGGGACTGTGACACCATGCTGGCCACAAGGCAGACGTACATGCAGCGACAGGAACAGCGTCTTGCTCTATTCTTTGAAACACCAGAGGACGCAGAGAATAGAAGTGCCAAACGGAAAGACTCAGAAGATCATGGCCTCCTCAAAAGAAAACGTCACTCGCCAAAGCCAGAAGATCTTCAGTTTGACAAGGATGGGCTTCTGCAAGAAGTTAAAACAATGAAGGATGGAGACAAGGTTAGACTTAGTATTTATTTATAAGTTGACAGCATATCCATTGTAAGTTTAATTTGCTGGTATGGATGCAAGTTATATATTAGCAGAGATCAACCAAACAAGCAATTATATAAAATAATTTGATTGactaatttatttctttattgatTTAGCAAATGATAACATATTAAGCTTAAGGGCTCCTAATAGCCTCAATATTCTATGCGACTATATTGATTATAACAAAAGTTAATTTTGTCTAAGCAATCAAATCACTGTACTAATTAAATGCAGTATATATGTTGTATTTCTGCAAGAAGTTGATTTTTTCCCATAAACTCATCTAATCCTTAGATTTGTGTTTTCATTAAAAGATAAATTACTCTGAGCTTGCCCGCCAATATGGAGTGATGCAGCAAACAAAGTTGGGGAACATGGTTGTGAAAGAGTTCTTAGAAAACAACAATGTACAACTATccagattcaaacagtttcggGGAAAAACTCCTGCTGCCAGACGAAGACTAAATCGAATGCAAGGTGGAGAGATATCAGTGCCGCTACCACGCACAAATGATCAAATAAGGGAAACATTAAAGGTAGAAagtttttgtgacatttgtgtTATCCACAAACCTTAGGTTTACACCTTATAGTTTAAACCAGTTTTCAATCAATATACAGTATTTAGTCAACAATTGCCTTCTCTAATTAAATCATCCCTATTGTAAGTTTAATCCTTATTGAGTTATTGAAACataagtacatacatgtacaaggaTGGATTGTTAATTCAGATCTATCATGATCCTTGATTGCCCTTACACATCTGTAGGCTTTCAAATATAGAACCCCCTAAAGCAACTCAATCAGAAAGACATTCCCTTCACTATTATCTGGGAAAATATGGCATTGAAAACCTACCTGGAAACATTCACAGATTCAACATTCCAGAGGATTACATATAGCTGTTAAGAAAGACAATGATTTAtcaatatataattatataatattattaaatacatTTCACTTTATTTGCAGAGTAAAATTGAAAGTGGAGAGTACATTCTTGGGGAAATGATTGTACCCCAAACATACAAGAAAGTTGTCCTTACTGAAGATGGGACTATCAAGACAGAACTTTTTACAGTATCAGGTCGAAAAATACCCCTGTCAGACATCCGAGACAGAACACTCAAGCAACACCAAAAGTTAGGACTCATGCATGTTCGCACTGATGAAGACTACACTGCTATGACCAAAGAACAAGTTTATGAACGGATTGCACAACTAAATGAAAGTAATAATTGCCCTGAAACTGCAAATTTGGATGACTTGAAGAAACATTTGAAACGTGTCGAGAGGACAAGGCATCTTATGGTCTGGGCAGACAATTCAACCCTTTTAAACCATGGATATCTGTTATTGACTGTGAATGCTGTGTATGATGAAGCACTTTACTTTACAGATAAAGAAATGAAAGAGCAAGGAAAAGGAAATGTTGATGTACAGTCACTTGTAGAACGGCCGCAAGTTTACATCCTGGCAAGATGTGGGTCATCAGAAGCTGAACAAATTGCATATATAAATACCAGAAAGGTATGTTTGGAAGGCTTGAAAAACAAAGTGGTGACATCAAATGGCATTCAAATTACAGATGTCATGAGGCTTTTTCATGGTGATGGTCCACAGCAAGAATTTGAGAGTGGTGAACAGAAGGGTGGTAATGCTGGCTGTTCAGGCTGCAGTGGTGATGCTAGAAAGTACAAGTATTTGTCTGTTTCACTTTCTAAACCATTCTTATCTTTAATGGACCGTTTGAGGAAAGTTCTTCAAGGGCCTGCAGGCAGAAATAAGAGAAATGGGGGCCTCAAGCCTTTCAAAAATCTACGCCTGGAAGAGTTAAGAGAGGAATGCCAAGCAAGGGGGTTACCTACAGATGGCAAGAAGAAGGATCTTGAAGAGACCTTGAGAGAGGAAATGGGGGGAATTCAAAGGGTGCCAGCTATGATGTTCTTTGATCAGGAAAGGACACTGGAGGAAATCAATTTGGGTATAAATTTGAGTTTGTACCACTAGGTTACCACTTTAAGGAATGAAACTTGGAGGAAACAGCTCAGTCTGTTTTGCTGCATTTAGAGATCCAACAATAAATGCTTAATTTAGAATTAATATTTGGAGAACATATTAACTTATTAAAgaagtatttttgtttttcttagtaTATCCAAGAGCACAAAGCAGTACACATTTACACATACACTTAAATGTGTGCAATCAAATTGTGTCAAGCTCCGCAACTTAAATATACACTAGACAcatgaatttttgaaaatgcacACATTAATGTACAAGTGCCTACTTGAAATATTAACTTTTATGATTACTTTACAGGAAATTATGAAGTCTTACCAACAGAACCTCTTCATGATGTTAAAGAGCATATCTGTAATGTCCTCACTGAACTTCCAGCCCACCTTGAGAGAGAAGAATGTGTTCACTTTGAAAGCATCATTGAGTGCACCTTTGCTGGTAAAGAGAAACTCCGTGGCTGTGATTATCGCCTTGCAGCTGTCATTGTGGCTCAATATCTGAGAGGTACACAATATTATTGtctttcaaatatttattccccaAGTCATGTCTCAAAATTCTACTTCTGTCAGCAAATTTAAAGCTTCTCTTAGTTAATAACAAATCATACATGCAGCTAGTGTAGTCTCAACCCCcattacatgtaaatacaaAACATAATTTGCTACATAATTATTAAGATTGTGTTATCTCAACAGTTATTCTGTCCTAAGTAGTTACCATCATGCCTGTTTTaacttgcatgtacatgtaccatacaTGCCTATAGCACTGATTTATAAAGTAAATCATTCAGACATTATAATAACATATATTATAATGACAATCTtgttatattattataaatattatgttattgttttgtaggAAAGGTTAGAGCGAAAGTGCAGTCCTTGCTGGATTCCCTGACTGAGCTCAGTGGGCTCCTTTACCTGTCCGCTCAGTCTCGCTCACCAAGACTTGTGCTACGTTTGCACAACACAGCATTTTTACATGCCATGCTTTGTAAGGATATCATTGGCCAACCTGAAATTCTGACCACCCGCAAGTTTTATGGAAGGTACTGGCATTCCCTAACAGCACATGCTGCTAAACAAAACAGAATAATTTCAGGCAAGTCAGCCAacacagaagaagaagaagagagacaTTTCAACACTCTGCAAGGCATCACGAAATTAACAAACAGAAGACCTGGTGATGTCATTACACCTAGTCTTGTTCGCCTTCAAGCTGAACAACACATGGCAGAAACCAGGCAGGGAAATGCAGTGAAAGCCCAAGAGTCCCAAATCTCGAAATACTATAAGGCATTACCACCATTTCCCAACACAATCATACCAAATCAGTATATTGTGAGAAATCCTAAAGAATACCAGGCTCACCTCCAGAGCATAAGTGATTTCCTTATCTGTGGTGAAGGTGTTTGGTGGCAGCAAATTGCCTCTGGAGTGGAGTTTCGGGATGGTCCAGATGAACTGAATTTCAGACCTGAAGGTCCACCTCTCCACCATTTCAGGTCAAGCAGCCTGGCATTAGAAGAGAAACACCTCAATCAATGTTGGGAAATCTGCCTAGCTGATGAAGCAATCAGAATTCCTCATAGAGTCATCAGATTGTATGGAGATAATGGTGACTGTATTCAAGTGATCCACACAGACTTTCTGGATGATGACAATGAAGGCAGCAGtgatgaagaaaatgaaaatgcagACAACATCAAAACATCTACAAGCAATGAACAATGTGAACTTGAGCACTGGGCTGATGATACTGAAGAGCAAGCTGAGAGTGTGGAATTAACTGCAATGGACAATGGAGCCTTTCATGCTTTGAATAAAGAACCTAGTGTATGTTATGATTCTAACGATGAAGATGGTGGTGCTGGTACTCAGGGACTCCAAATAACAAACATCTCCTCACTCTCCACTCCAGATGAACACCAGTATCTTCAGAAGAGCAGTTCTGGGCTCCATAATGTTCCATCAAGAAATGATACTGTCATCACATCTACCCCTGAATGCAAACAGTCCGGTAAGCAACTTGCCACAAAGCTTtgcaaaaacattgcaaaagttttgggggaGACGGATGATGTCTACAGGTTGGATAAAGCAAGAGAAGATCAGAAAAGTCACCCAGCAAGTCCTTTTTACAATGAGAAGTATCAAAACCTCCTTTCAGTGATGCAGACAAAGATATTAACAAAACAAACATCACTAAAAAAAGAACATAGCAACTGGGAAAAGGAATACTGTCTTAAGCATGACTTCCATGAACCGAATTTGAATGATGTGAAAAAAGACAAGAAACAATACTCTGTctacaagaaaataattttgtgCGATGAACTTCTGAAATATTGGGGAGTCACTGTTCATTTGTACTGATTCATGTCAACTAAAATAATTTGCTTAAAGGCTGGCttacatacactgtacaaaCTTAGCCATCTTTAGCGTAATACAGTGTATAGACTGGTGTAAATATTCAATTACGAGAAAGCACATACTATCACAAGCAAAGGCTTTCAATCCACTTTTTATCCACAAGATGTCAATAATAGTCctttaaataataaaatttattgttaTCTTTCAAGTTCCATATGTTAGACCTTGTCTCAGTTGTGAGATGAAGTCCGCTTTATTGACCATCAAAAGGATTGAATCTACGCCAAGGAAGTACATTGTAGATGTCAATTTAAACTCGTACCCCACCACTACAACAAAATTTTATGTTGGTCTTCCATGTACGAGAAAATCGGGGCGGGAAGCGAGTATGGAGTGGGTAAGTTTCACTAAAGGGCCTACAATGTTGAAAACGGATACTTTTGTTGAAGCATCCACAGTtcttggaggaaaaaaagaccAACTAGTAAGTCATGGCTAACAAGTGAAAAGTAGCTTACCGTATCTGCAGCGTCCTCCTCCAAAGTACCTTAGTAAAAACGGGTGATAAATGATTCCTGATTGATCGCCACTGAAGTAACTGTAAAAACCCACGAGTATTGAATTCTTCAACGGGGAAAAGCCACTGTGTAAACCCGACATAGCTGGAAACAACACTGCGACTACAGTTATCTGGCATTCGCCGCCATATTTATTATTTTGCAACACAATAGTTTTTCGTGGGCTTGGTAACCACGCCCAAAAAGGGATCGCAGCCATGCCTTAATTTTCTTGAGCACCAAAATCTACTTCGTTGACAGCAACCTGTGACTTTGCTTGCTTAACGCCGTAATTACGATATTGATCAAGGAAGGCGTGGGAACGTTTCTTCAAAACAGTTAGGCTTTGGGCATAAATCAAAATATCATCAAAGATCTTAAGAACGCCTTCTAGGCCACCAAAAACCTTGTCCATACGACGGTTGTACCATTCAGAGATGCTGTTTATTCCAAATGCAGCTCTGTTACACAAATAGCGACCAAAGGCTGTAAAAAAGCAGGTTAGAGGAAGAGACTCAGGTGCGAGTGGGACTTGCCCGTAACCGTGACGAGCataaaatttgcaaaagaatGCAAGTTCTTCTTGAGGAATACTGGTAACCGCTTCAAAGAGAGAATTACTCAGGTGGTACTCGCGTTGAATAAAACGAATTAAACGGGTGAAGTCAATGCATATTCTGAGTTCAGTGGTGTCCTTCTTTGAAGCGATTACAATTGGGTGGCACCAGGGACTTGGCTCTTCATAGGCTGAGATTACTTCAAGTTGTTCTATCTCACTGAATTACATTTTAAGCTGTTCCAGATGAGGGATAGGAATTTTCCGCGCTTTTAGTTGAGCGTAAGTTGTGGCATCAGGTGTTAGGTTGATTTTGAAGGGGTCACCTAATATTGCAGGTAGAACAGTCTCATAAAAAACATCATTCTATAATCTTGTAAGAGATAAGAAACGTTAGTCGCATCATCGTTGAGGACGACTGATTGCTCTGAGGGCGCTTGAAGAACACAGACTTGGGAACAGGCTTTATTTGCCGAGTGGTGGATccaatagctgttattacagttgagcccacaTCTCAGCGCTGTTAGTTTCAGAAGGCGCTAAAACAAgcctttcgggtcaaaacaagaatttcttATCGAAGGATTGtgtgatttcttgattattcttgcctgtttccttcgctttttttGAGTCATTTGAGGTTTGTCCAACCTAATTTTATCGAGGAAAGCATGGCAAGACACTGAATAGCAATACGGATGTACTAACCGAAGTAACAACCCCAAATGTGCAAAAATATCGAGGGCAGCTTCCATTCAACAACTGTCGTTTCTCTTCTTCTGAGAAAAACGTAAATTCTGGATAGgaagtcataattttttttttcgagttttGTGCGCTAaatctctctttcttctcataTTTGACCGAAtgttgacccgaaagcctcgcTTTCTGAAACGAACACCGCTGAAACGTGGGCTCAACTGTTATAACAGCCATTCAGATTAGAGAAGAGCTCGCCATCAGAAAGTGGAGGTGGAGGCTTTAGGCCGCTGCTTTCCGAGAATGATTGGTCATGCAGAGGACACTCAGGTGAAGGCTGAACATTGTCGGTGGGGGTTGTACTGACAGTTGACGGAGAACGTTGAGCCCGTTCTATTACTGTAAACAAGGGCCACTGGTCATCAATGATTCCAAGAGCTCGACAAGCAGGTGTGCCAAGAATAACCCCATTCTGACAGAACTAGTGGTCAGGAAATCCTGAAGAGGATACATTCTTCAATTTTAAGGTTATAGCACCAGCAGTTTTAACATGGCCACACTCAAGATTACAGCTCCATTCAGGAGTGTCAAAGGGAATAATCCAATGATAACCAACACAGTTTATGTTAGCACCAGGGTCAATCATACAGCGCTGGATCCAATTGTGATTTCCAATGACAAAATAAGCATGGCAGTGATTTCCTACACTGGTAATAAGAGAAACGATGAAAGTCTTTACAGATGCAGTGGGGCTTCTTTGAGATTCTCCAGTAGCAGAAATCAACTGGAGGGAGATAGTACTGGAAGATCGAGAATCTGGTTTGCTTTCTTCTGTTGATCGTCCAGCACTAGGCTTAGAGGTGCGAGGGCAGATAAGAGAGTTAACCCAGTGGCCTTTGTTTGGATATACTCTGACGTATGAAGCCAAATTTCATGCAAAATTTACATTATCCTAGGAGTTTTTTCGGATGGTTCCCGTCTCTTAAATATCTTCCATGGGCATAAGTTCCCTGCGGGaggttaaagaacccacacactattcgagaagataTTCCCG
This genomic interval carries:
- the LOC137979933 gene encoding uncharacterized protein isoform X1, translating into MQQQSWKSFEENIIGTQGKSNSPKKDTFPKRMSCFVSCAKTPTDDESPMPENEDVKTEEMTQPAGRVFVDLTDKTDVMWMKMALMAACRAEITEHAAGKPSVGCVIRRSRSKGPPAVLAIGWNGFLPETTEDQLKEIKRRVFKSDKKKHNALTNELGLHAEANALQYCSESPEMATVYVTHVPCYSCAKQLVARKVGRVFYLYWMDGADSTVKLFEMFNITCIAFAKRKEVLEDFQDDFVVKRGILRGGTKDKMPENCPFFVDSRDLDKDESSDEESESPGYQDD
- the LOC137979933 gene encoding uncharacterized protein isoform X2 yields the protein MSCFVSCAKTPTDDESPMPENEDVKTEEMTQPAGRVFVDLTDKTDVMWMKMALMAACRAEITEHAAGKPSVGCVIRRSRSKGPPAVLAIGWNGFLPETTEDQLKEIKRRVFKSDKKKHNALTNELGLHAEANALQYCSESPEMATVYVTHVPCYSCAKQLVARKVGRVFYLYWMDGADSTVKLFEMFNITCIAFAKRKEVLEDFQDDFVVKRGILRGGTKDKMPENCPFFVDSRDLDKDESSDEESESPGYQDD
- the LOC137980885 gene encoding uncharacterized protein, whose product is MKEQGKGNVDVQSLVERPQVYILARCGSSEAEQIAYINTRKVCLEGLKNKVVTSNGIQITDVMRLFHGDGPQQEFESGEQKGGNAGCSGCSGDARKYKYLSVSLSKPFLSLMDRLRKVLQGPAGRNKRNGGLKPFKNLRLEELREECQARGLPTDGKKKDLEETLREEMGGIQRVPAMMFFDQERTLEEINLGNYEVLPTEPLHDVKEHICNVLTELPAHLEREECVHFESIIECTFAGKEKLRGCDYRLAAVIVAQYLRGKVRAKVQSLLDSLTELSGLLYLSAQSRSPRLVLRLHNTAFLHAMLCKDIIGQPEILTTRKFYGRYWHSLTAHAAKQNRIISGKSANTEEEEERHFNTLQGITKLTNRRPGDVITPSLVRLQAEQHMAETRQGNAVKAQESQISKYYKALPPFPNTIIPNQYIVRNPKEYQAHLQSISDFLICGEGVWWQQIASGVEFRDGPDELNFRPEGPPLHHFRSSSLALEEKHLNQCWEICLADEAIRIPHRVIRLYGDNGDCIQVIHTDFLDDDNEGSSDEENENADNIKTSTSNEQCELEHWADDTEEQAESVELTAMDNGAFHALNKEPSVCYDSNDEDGGAGTQGLQITNISSLSTPDEHQYLQKSSSGLHNVPSRNDTVITSTPECKQSGKQLATKLCKNIAKVLGETDDVYRLDKAREDQKSHPASPFYNEKYQNLLSVMQTKILTKQTSLKKEHSNWEKEYCLKHDFHEPNLNDVKKDKKQYSVYKKIILCDELLKYWGVTVHLY